One window of the Caminibacter pacificus genome contains the following:
- the purC gene encoding phosphoribosylaminoimidazolesuccinocarboxamide synthase, with amino-acid sequence MELLYEGKAKRIYKTDNPNEVICEFKDSLTAFNGEKASQEAGKGALNCAITTLIFEALEKEGIPTHLIKQIDETKQLVKKVEIIPIEVVVRNIAAGSLAKRLGLKEGEKLPFTIVEFYYKNDDLNDPLINDDHAMILNLVDNRKELDLLRDYGRKVNDFLTKFFDKVGLILVDFKIEFGKDENGNIILADEITPDSCRLWDKKTGQKLDKDLFRFNLGDIKEAYTEVLNRLKEVK; translated from the coding sequence ATGGAATTACTTTATGAAGGAAAAGCCAAGAGAATATACAAGACTGATAATCCTAACGAAGTTATCTGTGAATTCAAAGACTCTTTAACGGCGTTTAACGGAGAAAAAGCTTCTCAAGAAGCCGGAAAAGGAGCACTTAATTGCGCTATTACGACTTTAATTTTCGAAGCGCTTGAAAAAGAAGGAATTCCGACTCACTTAATAAAACAAATAGACGAAACAAAACAACTTGTAAAAAAAGTAGAAATTATTCCTATCGAGGTGGTAGTAAGAAATATAGCAGCAGGTAGTCTTGCTAAAAGATTAGGATTAAAAGAAGGTGAAAAACTCCCTTTTACAATCGTTGAGTTTTATTATAAAAACGACGACCTTAACGACCCTTTAATCAACGACGACCACGCGATGATTTTAAATCTTGTAGATAATAGAAAAGAACTTGACCTTCTTAGAGATTACGGAAGAAAAGTTAATGATTTTCTAACTAAATTCTTTGACAAAGTGGGATTAATTTTAGTAGACTTTAAAATCGAATTCGGAAAAGACGAAAACGGAAATATTATTTTAGCGGATGAAATTACACCGGATTCTTGTAGATTATGGGATAAAAAAACAGGTCAAAAACTTGACAAAGATTTATTCAGATTCAATCTCGGAGATATCAAAGAAGCATATACCGAAGTATTAAATAGACTAAAGGAAGTAAAATGA
- a CDS encoding S41 family peptidase, with amino-acid sequence MKKFVLALFVVVSLLSARESQQTRLAAYEKFVKVVNMIEAYYVDDINTTTIINKALKGLLPELDAHSSYLDKKAYKELKISTNGEFGGLGIVVGMKNGVLTIISPIDDTPAYKAGLKAGDIILKINDKATIDMSLDEAVSLMRGKPGTKITLTIVRKGQKPFTVTITRAIIKVKSVKAKDLENYPKIKYIRISSFDKNVVPSLKKILANLKKEGKEGIIIDLRNNPGGLLNQAVGTLDLFVDKGVLVSQKGRVKSENEVYYAHSAGTYKNIPIVVLVNGGSASASEIVSGSLQDHKRAIIVGETTFGKGSVQAILPVNKNEAIRLTVARYYLPSGRTIQAKGVTPDIVVHPAKIQKEEPAELIKEANLKAHLKAELAKIEHKKTKKENPKNLQKINGDLQLLTGADILKALIIQNESKK; translated from the coding sequence TTGAAAAAATTTGTTTTAGCCCTGTTTGTTGTAGTCTCATTACTTTCCGCAAGAGAATCTCAACAAACAAGACTTGCCGCATATGAAAAATTCGTAAAAGTCGTCAATATGATTGAAGCGTATTATGTCGACGACATCAACACTACTACTATTATTAATAAAGCTCTAAAAGGTTTATTACCGGAACTTGACGCACATTCAAGCTATCTTGATAAAAAAGCGTATAAAGAACTCAAAATTTCAACAAACGGAGAATTCGGAGGATTAGGTATCGTCGTAGGTATGAAAAACGGAGTTTTGACAATTATCTCTCCGATAGACGACACACCTGCATATAAAGCGGGACTAAAAGCCGGAGATATTATTCTAAAAATCAACGACAAAGCAACTATTGATATGAGTCTTGATGAAGCGGTAAGCCTAATGAGAGGAAAACCGGGTACGAAAATTACCCTTACTATCGTTAGAAAAGGACAAAAACCTTTCACCGTAACAATCACAAGAGCTATCATCAAAGTAAAATCGGTAAAAGCGAAAGATTTGGAAAATTACCCAAAAATTAAATATATAAGAATCTCATCTTTTGATAAAAACGTCGTACCAAGCCTCAAAAAAATCCTTGCGAATCTTAAAAAAGAAGGAAAAGAAGGAATAATTATAGACCTAAGAAACAATCCTGGAGGTTTATTAAATCAAGCGGTAGGAACTCTTGATTTATTTGTAGACAAAGGAGTTTTGGTATCTCAAAAAGGTAGAGTAAAAAGCGAAAACGAAGTATATTACGCTCATAGCGCAGGAACATATAAAAATATTCCTATAGTCGTACTTGTAAACGGTGGAAGCGCAAGTGCGAGCGAAATCGTAAGCGGTTCTTTACAAGACCACAAAAGAGCGATTATCGTAGGTGAAACTACATTCGGTAAAGGAAGCGTTCAAGCAATTCTTCCGGTTAATAAAAACGAAGCGATTAGACTCACAGTCGCAAGATATTATTTGCCAAGCGGAAGAACTATTCAAGCAAAAGGCGTAACACCTGATATTGTCGTTCATCCTGCAAAAATTCAAAAAGAAGAACCTGCGGAACTCATCAAAGAAGCGAATCTAAAAGCGCATCTAAAAGCCGAACTTGCAAAAATAGAACATAAAAAAACAAAAAAAGAAAATCCTAAGAATTTACAAAAAATTAACGGTGATTTGCAATTATTAACGGGTGCTGATATTTTAAAAGCTTTAATAATCCAAAACGAATCGAAAAAATAA
- a CDS encoding lysophospholipid acyltransferase family protein, which translates to MKILNSIISIFKIIIGALCVFITSILCGINPKNELFYRKTCSKILTKMFAKEIIIEGKLDPEAQLLIGNHTHNMDIALMETIIPEKLIWVAKKELGETPVIKYMLTKTDMILVDRNNKRSILQMIKEIKERTQRGLKVVLFPEGTRNKLDPKKMITWKNGVKGVAEKLNLKVQPFVIINLPFAFKKNPFRIEPQTIKVIFLDSFYPKDNPNWYEETRKKMQEILDKEYQKLNN; encoded by the coding sequence ATGAAGATACTAAATAGTATTATTTCCATATTCAAAATAATAATTGGAGCTCTCTGCGTTTTTATTACGTCGATACTTTGCGGTATAAACCCAAAAAACGAACTTTTTTATAGAAAAACTTGCTCCAAAATCCTCACTAAAATGTTCGCAAAAGAGATAATAATAGAAGGCAAACTTGACCCTGAAGCGCAGCTACTTATAGGAAATCACACTCACAATATGGATATCGCTCTTATGGAAACGATAATCCCCGAAAAACTTATCTGGGTAGCAAAAAAAGAGCTTGGTGAAACCCCCGTTATCAAATATATGCTCACCAAAACAGATATGATTTTGGTAGATAGAAACAACAAACGCTCAATCCTTCAAATGATAAAAGAGATAAAAGAACGAACACAAAGAGGCTTAAAAGTAGTATTGTTCCCGGAAGGAACAAGAAACAAACTCGATCCGAAAAAAATGATAACCTGGAAAAACGGAGTTAAGGGAGTTGCTGAAAAACTGAATTTGAAAGTACAACCTTTTGTAATTATAAATTTACCTTTCGCATTTAAAAAAAATCCTTTTAGAATAGAGCCTCAAACGATAAAAGTAATTTTTCTTGACAGCTTCTACCCAAAAGACAACCCGAATTGGTATGAAGAAACAAGAAAAAAAATGCAAGAAATACTCGATAAAGAGTATCAAAAACTTAATAATTAA
- the purS gene encoding phosphoribosylformylglycinamidine synthase subunit PurS gives MIVAVNVHLKKGVLDPQGKAVHHALETLGFKNVNDVRVGKQILIDIDTDNKEEAIKEVEEMAKELLANPVIENYEIKVKE, from the coding sequence ATGATAGTTGCAGTAAACGTACATCTTAAAAAAGGCGTATTAGACCCTCAAGGAAAAGCGGTACATCACGCTCTTGAAACTTTAGGATTTAAAAACGTAAACGACGTAAGAGTAGGAAAACAAATTCTTATTGATATAGATACTGACAACAAAGAAGAAGCGATTAAAGAAGTTGAAGAGATGGCAAAAGAGCTTCTTGCAAATCCTGTTATCGAAAATTATGAAATCAAGGTTAAAGAATGA
- a CDS encoding M23 family metallopeptidase, with protein MKKFLLILLVPIFALAYKVDIKTWGHKDTFYDFLKNNSLPVSIYYNLPSNLKRKVRRLPIGEKIFILKDNNILKQALIPLNSKEQLQIINNNGKYITKVVPIIYDTEIKSADITLNNYLSYDIYKTTGIRKLSSKLINIFSDKINFRHIPKNTKIKIIYEEKTRFGEVKDVKILYANIKNKQFNYQAFYNPYDGRYYDEKARSLRGMFLPAPLHYKRISSYFGRRFHPILHKWRMHDGIDYVNRIGTPIHSVADGKIIYKGWVRGYGRVVKIKHANGYITLYGHLHGWPRGLRIGQWVRQGQVIGYLGNSGLSTGPHLHFGVMHYGHWINPLRIRKSAKITLWGKRRKQFFSYIKKFENEYQLASK; from the coding sequence ATGAAAAAATTTTTACTGATACTTTTAGTACCGATTTTCGCACTTGCTTACAAAGTGGATATAAAAACATGGGGTCATAAAGACACGTTTTATGACTTCTTAAAAAACAACTCACTTCCTGTAAGCATTTATTACAACCTACCAAGTAATTTAAAAAGAAAAGTCAGAAGACTTCCAATAGGCGAAAAAATATTTATTTTAAAAGATAACAATATTCTAAAACAAGCGTTAATTCCTTTAAACTCAAAAGAACAACTTCAAATAATTAACAACAACGGCAAATACATAACAAAAGTAGTTCCAATTATATATGACACCGAAATCAAAAGTGCCGATATTACTCTTAATAATTATTTAAGTTATGATATTTATAAAACTACCGGCATTAGAAAGCTTTCTTCAAAACTTATCAATATATTCAGCGATAAAATTAATTTCAGACATATTCCGAAAAATACAAAAATAAAAATCATTTATGAAGAAAAAACAAGATTCGGTGAAGTTAAAGACGTTAAAATTTTATATGCGAATATAAAAAACAAGCAATTCAACTATCAAGCTTTTTATAATCCTTACGACGGTAGATATTATGATGAAAAAGCGAGAAGTTTAAGAGGTATGTTTTTACCGGCCCCACTTCATTACAAAAGAATTTCATCTTATTTTGGAAGAAGATTTCATCCTATTCTTCATAAATGGAGAATGCATGACGGTATTGATTACGTAAATAGAATTGGAACTCCTATTCACTCAGTAGCCGACGGAAAAATAATTTATAAAGGCTGGGTAAGAGGATATGGTAGAGTAGTAAAAATTAAACATGCAAACGGATATATCACTCTATACGGACATTTACACGGCTGGCCAAGAGGTCTTCGTATCGGTCAATGGGTAAGACAAGGACAAGTAATAGGATATCTCGGAAACAGCGGGCTTTCCACAGGACCTCACCTTCACTTCGGAGTTATGCATTACGGACATTGGATAAATCCGCTTAGAATCAGAAAATCTGCAAAAATCACTCTATGGGGTAAAAGAAGAAAACAATTTTTCAGTTACATTAAAAAATTTGAAAACGAATATCAATTAGCGAGCAAATGA
- the purQ gene encoding phosphoribosylformylglycinamidine synthase subunit PurQ, translated as MKVSVIVFPGTNCDRDTKWAFEKLGAKVEFVWHNEHDLKNPDLVVLPGGFSYGDYLRSGAIARFSPIMNEVKDFAKKGGYVLGICNGFQVLVESHLLPGALTRNDSLHFISKYHHLKVVNNNNKFLSELNVGDIVNIPIAHAEGNYKVDDDTLKKMYDSEQVLLKYCDEHGNELNPNGSVDAIAGICNENKNVFGLMPHPERAMESILGGEDGIKMLKGFFK; from the coding sequence ATGAAAGTAAGTGTAATCGTTTTTCCCGGTACGAATTGTGATAGAGACACGAAATGGGCTTTTGAAAAACTAGGAGCTAAAGTCGAGTTTGTTTGGCATAACGAACACGACTTAAAAAATCCGGATTTAGTCGTATTACCGGGTGGTTTTAGCTATGGTGACTATTTAAGAAGCGGTGCGATTGCAAGATTTTCCCCAATTATGAACGAAGTAAAAGATTTCGCAAAAAAAGGCGGATACGTTCTTGGAATTTGTAACGGATTTCAGGTACTCGTAGAATCTCATCTATTGCCGGGTGCTTTGACAAGAAACGATTCTTTGCATTTCATATCAAAATATCACCATTTAAAAGTAGTAAATAACAATAATAAATTTTTAAGCGAACTAAATGTGGGAGATATCGTAAATATTCCTATAGCACATGCTGAAGGAAATTATAAAGTTGACGATGATACTTTAAAGAAAATGTACGATTCGGAACAAGTTTTGCTAAAATATTGTGACGAACACGGAAACGAACTCAATCCAAACGGCAGTGTTGACGCAATTGCCGGAATTTGTAACGAAAACAAAAACGTTTTCGGCCTCATGCCGCACCCTGAACGTGCGATGGAGAGTATTTTAGGAGGCGAAGACGGAATCAAAATGTTAAAGGGCTTTTTTAAATGA